A genomic region of Candidatus Blochmanniella pennsylvanica str. BPEN contains the following coding sequences:
- a CDS encoding urease accessory protein UreD, producing MSDELSQNFIDGWLGELRLNFALRGGRSVLTRCKHVGPFYVKKVFYSENDNTPHVYLLHPPGGLVGGDKLVLDVKLESDSRVLLTTPGAAKFYRSNGLYSEQKHIFRLERNTALEWVPQSSIFFPKSKAKIDTTFIIEQGSRVISFDMLCFGNLSLGSSTYPEEVDIHLNICLSDSIGLQERLRINELNCVMKLGGFRISALLFAVPSDEKTLYKVRKLITSVKHFQVGGATLLDEILVVRLLGNDNQYLKKMLHHIWYTIRPFIIGKKAMLPRIWLT from the coding sequence ATGAGTGACGAATTATCTCAGAATTTTATTGACGGTTGGTTAGGGGAGTTAAGATTAAATTTTGCTTTGCGTGGTGGACGCAGTGTGTTGACCAGATGTAAGCATGTTGGTCCGTTTTACGTGAAAAAAGTTTTTTACTCTGAAAACGATAATACTCCGCATGTATATTTGTTACATCCTCCTGGTGGATTAGTGGGAGGGGACAAATTAGTACTGGATGTTAAATTAGAATCAGACAGCCGGGTATTGTTAACGACACCTGGTGCTGCTAAATTTTATCGTAGTAACGGTCTGTATTCAGAACAGAAACATATATTTAGATTAGAACGTAATACTGCTTTAGAATGGGTTCCTCAAAGTAGTATTTTTTTTCCTAAATCTAAAGCAAAAATAGATACTACTTTTATTATAGAACAAGGATCAAGAGTTATATCATTTGATATGTTATGTTTTGGAAATTTATCATTAGGTAGTTCTACTTATCCGGAGGAAGTAGATATACATTTGAATATTTGTTTATCTGATTCAATTGGATTACAGGAACGTTTGCGGATTAATGAATTAAATTGTGTTATGAAATTAGGCGGGTTCCGAATAAGTGCTTTACTTTTTGCTGTTCCATCGGATGAAAAAACATTATATAAGGTACGTAAATTAATAACATCAGTTAAACATTTTCAAGTTGGAGGCGCTACATTGTTAGATGAGATTCTTGTAGTACGATTATTAGGTAATGACAATCAGTATTTAAAAAAAATGCTTCATCATATTTGGTATACTATACGTCCTTTTATAATAGGGAAAAAAGCTATGCTACCGCGTATTTGGTTGACATAA
- the guaA gene encoding glutamine-hydrolyzing GMP synthase, which produces MKCNNHRILVIDFGSQYTQLLLRRIRELGVYSESCSWNISKSQVYAFNPNGIILSGGPYSVIDNDSPYIPEFVFQLGIPIFGICYGMQIMSFQLGGRVERVIAQREFGCTQVTILSKSVFINDIYDYVDDVTGRFALDVWMSHGDVVTTVPKDFTVIGVNKYRQVAMMANEDRHLYGVQFHPEVTHTKKGKSILERFITCICRCKSSWKIANIIDDIVMDTRVKVGNDKVVLGFSGGIDSLVTALLLRRAIGHQFICIYIDNGLLSNYEFDRIKNFCALNCNLDIIYLSQEQRFFNALIGVNDPEKKRKIIGRVFTEVFEEQIRNLVAVKWLAQGTIYSDVIESGVSLSSFKNVIKSHHNVGGFCGITDIQLLEPIRNLFKDEVRSIGLDLGIPYDIAYRHPFPGPGLAIRILGEVKKEYCDILRRVDFIFIEELKREHLYSKISQAFAVFLPTHSVGIQGDQRKYKWVIALRAVETIDFMTAHWAYLSYDFLNKVSNRIVNEVEEVSRVVYDISSKPPATIEWE; this is translated from the coding sequence GTGAAATGTAACAATCATCGTATTTTAGTAATAGATTTTGGATCTCAATATACTCAGTTGTTGTTGAGAAGAATTCGAGAATTAGGAGTATATTCTGAATCTTGTTCTTGGAACATCAGTAAATCTCAAGTATATGCATTTAATCCTAATGGTATTATTCTTTCTGGAGGTCCTTATAGTGTTATCGATAATGATTCTCCGTATATTCCTGAATTTGTGTTTCAATTAGGTATACCTATATTTGGAATTTGTTATGGTATGCAAATTATGTCGTTTCAATTAGGTGGACGAGTAGAACGTGTTATTGCACAGCGTGAATTTGGTTGTACTCAAGTAACAATTCTTTCTAAAAGCGTTTTTATAAATGATATCTATGATTATGTTGATGATGTTACGGGGCGTTTTGCTCTTGATGTATGGATGAGTCACGGGGACGTTGTTACTACTGTTCCCAAAGATTTTACGGTTATTGGTGTTAATAAGTATCGACAAGTTGCTATGATGGCTAATGAAGATCGTCATTTATATGGTGTTCAATTTCACCCGGAAGTTACCCATACTAAAAAAGGAAAAAGTATTTTAGAACGTTTTATTACGTGTATTTGTCGCTGTAAATCTTCTTGGAAAATAGCGAATATTATTGATGATATTGTTATGGATACTCGTGTAAAAGTAGGTAATGATAAAGTAGTGCTTGGGTTTTCAGGTGGGATTGATTCCCTTGTTACAGCTTTATTATTACGACGCGCAATTGGTCATCAATTTATCTGTATTTATATTGATAATGGGTTATTATCAAATTATGAATTTGATCGAATTAAAAATTTTTGTGCTCTAAATTGTAATTTAGATATTATTTATTTGTCGCAAGAACAACGATTTTTCAATGCTTTAATTGGAGTTAATGATCCAGAAAAAAAAAGAAAAATAATTGGTAGAGTTTTTACAGAAGTTTTTGAAGAGCAGATTCGTAATTTAGTAGCTGTAAAATGGTTAGCTCAAGGTACTATATATTCAGATGTTATTGAATCTGGTGTATCTTTATCTTCTTTTAAAAATGTGATTAAATCGCATCATAATGTAGGTGGTTTTTGTGGAATTACGGATATTCAATTACTCGAGCCTATAAGAAATTTATTTAAAGATGAAGTTCGCAGTATTGGATTAGATTTAGGGATACCTTATGATATAGCTTATCGTCATCCGTTTCCAGGACCTGGATTGGCTATTAGAATATTAGGTGAAGTAAAAAAAGAATATTGTGATATTTTACGTAGAGTGGATTTTATTTTTATCGAAGAACTTAAGCGTGAACATTTATATTCCAAAATTAGTCAGGCCTTCGCAGTATTTTTACCAACTCATTCAGTAGGAATACAGGGTGATCAGCGTAAGTATAAGTGGGTAATTGCTCTTCGTGCAGTGGAAACTATAGATTTTATGACAGCACATTGGGCTTATTTATCTTATGATTTTTTAAATAAGGTATCTAATCGTATCGTCAATGAAGTTGAGGAAGTATCTCGTGTGGTGTATGATATTTCCTCAAAACCTCCAGCTACTATTGAATGGGAATAA
- the guaB gene encoding IMP dehydrogenase, which produces MLTFVKEALTFDDVLIVPSRSRVLPAETVLKSFLTSAVSLNIPVVSSAMDTVTESSLAIALAQEGGVGFIHKNMSLDHQINEVRRVKRYESGIVTNPQCVTPDTTLLQVKGLTSRNGFAGYPVVMNTNELVGIVTSRDVRFVSDLSNFVFSVMTPKERLITVLEKENREVVLSKMHDKRVEKILLIDAAFRLKGMITAKDFEKAERKPYACKDNYGRLCVGAAIGVGEDYKERVEGLVDAGLDVLLVDSSHGHSERVLDCIATVRNMYPNLSIIGGNVVTKEGALELVKSGASAVKVGIGPGSICTTRIVTGVGIPQITAISDVAEALKNTNVPVIADGGIRFSGDIAKAIAAGAHCVMIGSLLAGTEESPGDIEFYQGRSFKTYRGMGSLGAMSQGSADRYFQQQDPVITHKLVPEGIEGRVPYKGKLETIIHQLMGGLRSCMGLTGCVTINDLRTHARFVRVSYSGMQESHVHDVMITKESPNYRLR; this is translated from the coding sequence ATGTTGACTTTTGTTAAAGAGGCTTTGACTTTTGATGATGTGTTGATCGTTCCGTCTCGTTCGAGGGTGCTTCCTGCGGAGACGGTTTTAAAAAGTTTTTTGACTAGTGCTGTTTCTTTGAACATTCCTGTTGTATCATCGGCGATGGATACAGTGACTGAGTCGAGTCTAGCTATCGCTTTAGCGCAAGAAGGCGGAGTGGGTTTTATTCATAAAAATATGTCTTTGGATCACCAGATTAATGAGGTACGTCGGGTTAAACGTTATGAAAGCGGAATAGTAACGAATCCTCAATGTGTTACTCCTGATACGACTCTATTGCAAGTGAAGGGGTTGACCTCTCGCAATGGATTTGCTGGCTATCCAGTTGTGATGAACACAAATGAGTTAGTTGGAATTGTTACGAGTCGTGATGTACGGTTTGTCAGTGATTTATCAAATTTTGTTTTTTCTGTTATGACTCCTAAAGAACGTTTAATTACAGTGTTGGAAAAGGAAAATAGAGAAGTAGTATTAAGTAAAATGCATGATAAAAGAGTAGAAAAAATTTTGTTGATTGATGCTGCATTTCGTCTTAAAGGTATGATCACTGCAAAGGATTTTGAAAAAGCAGAACGTAAACCGTATGCGTGCAAAGATAATTATGGAAGGTTATGTGTTGGAGCTGCTATTGGAGTAGGAGAGGATTATAAAGAGCGTGTTGAAGGGTTGGTTGATGCTGGTTTAGATGTATTACTTGTTGATTCTTCTCATGGGCATTCAGAGAGAGTATTAGATTGTATTGCAACAGTTCGAAATATGTATCCTAATTTATCAATTATAGGGGGCAATGTTGTTACAAAAGAAGGTGCATTAGAATTGGTTAAATCTGGTGCTAGCGCAGTGAAAGTTGGTATTGGGCCTGGTTCTATTTGTACAACTCGTATTGTTACTGGTGTAGGGATTCCGCAAATTACAGCCATTTCTGATGTAGCGGAAGCCTTAAAAAATACGAATGTCCCGGTTATCGCGGATGGCGGTATTCGTTTTTCTGGTGATATTGCTAAAGCAATAGCGGCTGGTGCACATTGTGTAATGATTGGTTCGTTATTAGCGGGTACAGAGGAATCACCAGGAGATATAGAATTTTATCAGGGCAGATCTTTTAAAACTTATAGAGGTATGGGTTCTTTAGGAGCTATGTCTCAAGGCTCTGCTGATAGATATTTTCAACAACAGGATCCCGTCATTACTCATAAATTGGTTCCGGAAGGGATAGAAGGACGTGTTCCTTATAAAGGAAAATTAGAAACGATTATACATCAATTAATGGGTGGATTGCGCTCTTGTATGGGATTGACAGGCTGCGTTACTATTAATGATTTGAGGACGCACGCTAGGTTTGTACGTGTCAGTTATTCGGGCATGCAGGAAAGTCATGTGCATGATGTAATGATAACAAAGGAATCGCCTAATTATCGGTTACGATGA
- the mqo gene encoding malate dehydrogenase (quinone), protein MSNVAVINQQHRLIKITSSADIVLIGAGIMSATFGMFLTILEPTWRIHIYERLSQPAQESSNVWNNAGTGHAAFCELNYTQYNNKNCSVDISKAIAVNEAFEISRQFWAYLVEIKVLKYPSSFINNVPHMSFVWGEENVCFLKKRFQALLNSVLFSGMVYSEDLQQIRQWTPLIIDGRNVSQKIAATRMEMGTDVNFGALTQQLLNELKKNVNFKMYLQHDVVSVQNNNDATWDVHVIDRRCKHKKCIRTNYVFIGAGGRSLNLLQTSGIPEVYGYAGFPVGGQFLVTKNPKIVEQHLAKVYGKASVNAPPMSVPHIDTRILNGEKILLFGPFATFSSKFLKYGSWLDLFHSLNKHNVIPILQAGIDNFDLIKYLISQLVMSNMNRIDELREYYPTVNPSDWTLVTAGQRVQIIKRNSNRRGILQFGTEVVNSGDGTLSALLGASPGASTVVSIILQLLNTMFNNKINSDVWKNKLIDMIPSYTKNLNGDLILVNKIRQYTCNALKLNYIEAIDR, encoded by the coding sequence ATGAGTAATGTTGCTGTTATAAATCAACAACATCGATTGATTAAAATTACATCTTCAGCAGATATAGTGCTGATTGGTGCTGGGATTATGAGCGCAACTTTTGGTATGTTCTTAACAATTCTTGAGCCGACTTGGAGAATTCATATATATGAGCGTCTTAGTCAGCCAGCACAGGAAAGCTCTAATGTATGGAATAACGCTGGTACAGGACATGCAGCATTTTGCGAGCTTAACTATACCCAGTATAATAATAAAAATTGTTCCGTTGATATTTCAAAGGCTATTGCTGTTAATGAAGCGTTTGAAATATCGCGGCAATTTTGGGCATATTTAGTAGAAATAAAAGTACTTAAATATCCTAGTTCTTTTATTAATAATGTACCACATATGAGTTTTGTATGGGGCGAAGAAAACGTTTGTTTTTTAAAAAAACGCTTTCAAGCATTGCTGAATAGTGTTTTGTTTAGTGGTATGGTATATTCGGAAGATTTACAGCAAATTCGTCAGTGGACTCCTCTTATTATTGATGGACGTAATGTATCGCAGAAAATAGCCGCTACTCGCATGGAGATGGGTACAGATGTTAATTTTGGAGCACTTACTCAGCAATTGTTGAATGAATTAAAAAAAAATGTAAATTTTAAAATGTATTTACAGCATGATGTTGTATCTGTACAAAATAATAACGACGCAACTTGGGATGTGCATGTAATTGATCGACGGTGTAAGCACAAAAAATGTATTCGTACAAATTATGTTTTTATAGGAGCCGGAGGAAGATCTCTTAATCTTTTGCAAACTTCTGGAATTCCAGAAGTTTATGGATATGCTGGATTTCCGGTAGGAGGTCAGTTTTTAGTCACAAAAAATCCGAAGATAGTTGAACAACATTTAGCTAAAGTGTATGGGAAAGCATCTGTTAACGCACCTCCAATGTCAGTACCTCATATAGATACTAGAATATTGAATGGCGAGAAGATTTTGCTGTTTGGCCCATTCGCAACTTTCAGTAGTAAATTTTTAAAATATGGATCATGGCTAGATTTATTTCATTCTTTAAATAAGCATAATGTTATTCCGATTTTGCAAGCTGGGATAGATAATTTTGATTTGATTAAGTATTTAATCAGTCAGTTAGTTATGTCAAACATGAACCGTATTGACGAGCTTAGAGAATACTATCCGACAGTTAATCCGTCAGATTGGACTTTAGTAACAGCAGGACAACGTGTTCAAATTATTAAAAGAAATAGCAACAGGAGAGGTATTTTACAATTTGGAACAGAGGTGGTTAATTCGGGTGATGGTACTTTATCGGCGCTTCTTGGTGCATCTCCTGGGGCATCTACTGTAGTTTCAATAATATTACAACTTTTAAATACAATGTTTAACAATAAAATTAATAGTGATGTATGGAAAAATAAACTGATAGATATGATCCCGTCATATACTAAGAATTTAAATGGGGATCTTATATTAGTAAATAAAATTAGACAATATACTTGTAATGCTTTGAAATTAAATTATATAGAAGCAATAGATCGTTAA
- the der gene encoding ribosome biogenesis GTPase Der → MLPIITLIGQKNVGKSTLFNKLTHTHDALISNYPGLTRDRQYGYFQCKQFKSILIDTGGIDKFCSTKTENIQSYVTYQTILAMQEADILLFVMDRQSVGTSINNDIFNFLKKIKKNIFVVINKIDNIPHHIHTMIWDYCSFGIKNIIFISAIHGHGIDNLLEKISSLISKNIFFSNNKIPESHINNTIYQNHIINTSFNKVNAAIAVAVVGRPNSGKSTFVNHILGETRMITCSTPGTTRNCIHMPIMYDKQKYILIDTAGVQKNKRIDNVAEQISILKTFQIIKTAHVLLFIGDANLGISDQDLHLLQFILNYGKALIIVINKWDLISPDLRNTTKKNLYEKINFINFTQIHFISALYGNGIKALFQAIKATNLCSRYTKTINTAYLIRTLHAAITKYPPPFLHGKRIKPKYIHIGKNEPLTLIIHGTHVSKLPDDYKRYLKKYFYRMLNITGVLLHIQFKDNINPFINK, encoded by the coding sequence ATGCTACCTATCATCACTCTAATTGGGCAAAAAAATGTAGGTAAATCTACTTTATTCAATAAATTAACACATACACATGATGCTTTAATATCTAATTATCCAGGATTAACACGAGATCGACAATATGGTTATTTTCAATGCAAACAATTTAAATCTATTCTTATTGATACTGGGGGTATTGATAAATTTTGTAGTACAAAAACAGAAAATATTCAAAGTTACGTAACCTATCAAACAATTCTCGCAATGCAAGAAGCTGACATTTTATTATTTGTTATGGATAGACAATCTGTAGGAACATCTATAAATAATGATATTTTTAATTTTTTAAAAAAAATAAAAAAAAACATATTTGTTGTCATTAATAAAATTGATAACATCCCGCATCATATACACACCATGATATGGGATTATTGTTCTTTTGGTATAAAAAATATTATTTTTATTTCAGCGATTCATGGGCATGGAATTGATAATTTATTAGAAAAAATATCTTCATTAATTTCAAAAAATATATTTTTTTCCAACAATAAAATACCTGAAAGTCATATAAATAATACTATTTATCAAAACCACATCATTAATACGTCATTTAATAAAGTAAATGCCGCTATCGCAGTAGCTGTTGTAGGACGCCCCAATTCCGGTAAATCTACTTTTGTCAATCATATTTTAGGAGAAACCCGTATGATTACCTGTAGTACACCAGGAACTACTCGAAATTGCATTCATATGCCTATAATGTATGACAAACAAAAATACATATTGATTGATACAGCAGGCGTACAAAAAAATAAAAGAATAGATAATGTAGCGGAGCAAATTTCCATTCTAAAAACATTTCAAATCATTAAGACCGCGCACGTCCTACTATTCATAGGAGACGCAAATCTGGGGATATCTGACCAAGATTTACATTTGTTACAATTTATCCTAAATTATGGTAAAGCATTAATAATCGTTATTAACAAGTGGGATTTGATATCCCCAGATTTGCGCAATACAACTAAAAAAAACTTATACGAAAAAATAAATTTTATTAATTTTACTCAAATACATTTTATTTCAGCATTGTATGGGAATGGAATTAAAGCGTTATTTCAAGCAATCAAAGCAACAAATTTATGTTCTCGTTATACAAAAACCATCAATACAGCATATTTAATCCGAACATTGCACGCTGCAATCACTAAATACCCTCCCCCATTTTTACATGGTAAAAGAATTAAACCCAAATATATCCATATTGGAAAAAATGAACCATTAACTCTGATTATCCATGGCACTCACGTCAGCAAATTACCTGATGATTATAAACGATATCTAAAAAAATATTTTTATCGTATGTTAAACATCACAGGTGTTTTATTACACATTCAATTTAAAGATAATATTAATCCATTTATTAACAAATAA
- the hisS gene encoding histidine--tRNA ligase produces MLKYDKNIQSVRGMHDYLPKDTILWQYIENILITILDSYGYKEIRFPIIEDTNLFKRSIGEVTDVIEKEMYNFTDRNGNNLTLRPEGTSGCVRAGIKHGLFYHQEQRLWYLGPMFRYERPQKGRYRQFHQFSAEAFGQIGPDIDAELILITARCWKKLGINHHLSLELNSIGSLSSRINYRKKLITFLEKNLSNLDSNALRRLYSNPLRILDTKNTKTKELLLNAPILSDYLDDDSRVHFSELCQLLNLLGVPYRVNPYLVRGLDYYNKTVFEWVTDSLGVKKTICAGGRYDELVQELGGYSAPAIGFSIGLERVILLIQEINNISILHKNIYIDVYFISIGDNSRKHAMLLSENIRSTLPSLRLMVHHGGDDIKKQFYCANKHKPQIVLIMNEKNALDKTIILKNLQSKTQEILKHDAVSERLKHILHITCNSTDNK; encoded by the coding sequence ATGCTTAAATATGATAAAAATATCCAATCTGTCCGCGGTATGCATGATTATTTGCCGAAAGATACGATTCTATGGCAATACATAGAAAATATACTTATAACTATATTAGACAGTTACGGATACAAGGAGATTAGATTTCCTATTATTGAAGACACAAATTTATTCAAACGCTCAATCGGAGAAGTGACAGATGTAATAGAAAAAGAAATGTATAATTTTACTGATCGCAACGGTAATAATTTAACGTTACGTCCAGAAGGAACATCTGGATGCGTTCGCGCGGGTATTAAGCATGGGCTGTTTTATCACCAAGAACAACGTCTGTGGTATCTCGGTCCGATGTTTCGCTATGAACGTCCCCAAAAAGGACGTTATAGGCAATTTCATCAATTTAGTGCTGAAGCTTTTGGTCAAATCGGACCCGACATAGATGCTGAGTTAATTTTAATTACTGCTCGTTGTTGGAAAAAATTAGGAATTAATCATCATTTATCGTTAGAACTAAATTCAATTGGCTCTTTATCATCTAGAATAAATTATCGTAAAAAATTAATAACTTTTTTAGAAAAAAATTTAAGCAATTTGGACAGCAATGCTCTACGTCGTTTATACTCTAATCCATTGCGTATCTTAGATACTAAAAATACTAAAACTAAGGAATTACTACTTAATGCGCCTATATTAAGCGATTATTTAGATGATGATTCACGTGTTCATTTTTCCGAATTATGTCAATTATTAAATCTCTTAGGAGTGCCGTACAGGGTTAATCCGTACTTAGTACGCGGTTTAGATTATTATAACAAAACAGTTTTTGAATGGGTTACTGATAGTTTAGGAGTAAAAAAAACTATTTGTGCTGGTGGCCGTTATGATGAATTAGTCCAAGAATTAGGAGGGTATTCAGCACCTGCGATAGGATTTTCCATAGGATTAGAACGTGTGATATTATTAATACAAGAAATTAATAATATTAGCATTTTACATAAAAATATATATATTGATGTATATTTCATTAGTATAGGGGATAATTCTCGAAAACATGCAATGTTATTGTCTGAAAATATTCGTTCAACATTACCATCTCTGCGATTAATGGTACATCATGGAGGAGATGATATAAAAAAACAATTTTATTGTGCTAATAAACATAAACCACAAATCGTATTAATCATGAACGAAAAAAATGCTCTTGACAAAACGATTATTCTAAAAAATTTACAATCAAAAACTCAAGAAATATTAAAACATGATGCAGTTTCCGAAAGATTAAAACATATACTACATATTACGTGTAATTCTACTGATAATAAATGA
- the ispG gene encoding flavodoxin-dependent (E)-4-hydroxy-3-methylbut-2-enyl-diphosphate synthase, with translation MNNVTNIVRRKSTRIYIGNVPIGDGAPIAVQSMVNTRTTDILETVTQINALKKAGVDIVRISIPTMDAAEAFKIIKQQVINTPLVADIHFDYRIALKVAEYGADCLRINPGNIGNNKRIRSVVHCAQDKNISIRIGVNSGSLERDLQKKYDGNPTENVLLESAMRHVDILDKLNFHQFKVSVKSSDVLITIQAYRALASKIDQPLHIGLTEAGALRNGTVKSAMAVGFLLNEGIGDTIRISLATDPIEEVKVAFDILRALRIRAHGINFIACPGCARQEFNVINVVNALEEKVSDITTPMDVSIIGCVVNGPGEALKSTIGVAGARNKSGIYEDGIRQKKRCDNISIIEELERRIRAKSKLLDPNNHNITPTTYNK, from the coding sequence ATGAATAATGTTACGAACATTGTTCGTCGAAAATCTACACGTATTTATATTGGCAATGTTCCTATTGGAGATGGCGCTCCAATTGCGGTACAATCCATGGTAAATACTCGTACTACAGATATTTTAGAAACAGTTACTCAAATTAACGCCCTAAAAAAAGCAGGAGTAGATATTGTCCGAATATCGATACCTACTATGGATGCAGCTGAAGCTTTCAAAATAATTAAACAACAAGTAATTAATACTCCATTAGTAGCAGATATTCATTTTGATTACCGTATTGCATTAAAAGTAGCTGAATACGGAGCAGATTGCCTACGTATCAATCCCGGTAATATCGGGAATAATAAACGTATTCGATCTGTAGTGCATTGTGCTCAAGATAAAAATATATCTATTCGTATTGGTGTAAATTCTGGATCTCTTGAGCGTGATTTACAAAAAAAGTATGACGGAAATCCAACAGAAAATGTATTATTAGAATCAGCAATGAGACATGTAGATATTTTAGATAAATTAAACTTTCATCAATTTAAAGTTAGCGTTAAATCTTCTGATGTGCTAATAACAATACAAGCCTACCGCGCATTGGCATCAAAAATAGATCAACCATTACATATAGGTCTTACTGAAGCTGGAGCTTTGCGTAATGGGACAGTAAAATCTGCAATGGCTGTAGGTTTCTTATTAAACGAAGGCATCGGGGATACAATACGTATATCATTAGCTACAGATCCTATAGAAGAAGTTAAGGTGGCATTTGACATTTTAAGAGCTTTGAGAATTCGCGCTCATGGTATTAATTTTATAGCTTGTCCGGGATGTGCTCGACAAGAATTTAACGTAATCAATGTAGTTAATGCGTTAGAAGAAAAAGTAAGTGATATTACAACGCCTATGGATGTATCTATTATTGGATGTGTAGTTAACGGACCAGGAGAAGCATTAAAATCAACCATTGGTGTTGCCGGTGCACGTAATAAAAGTGGTATATATGAAGATGGTATACGGCAAAAAAAACGCTGCGATAACATATCAATAATTGAAGAATTAGAACGTCGTATTCGAGCTAAATCTAAATTATTAGACCCAAATAACCACAACATTACCCCTACCACATATAATAAATAA
- a CDS encoding bifunctional tRNA (adenosine(37)-C2)-methyltransferase TrmG/ribosomal RNA large subunit methyltransferase RlmN: protein MDLEKYIFMYAKKVNLLNMNKEELLIFFDKLGEKPFRSHQIMRWIYHYYCDDFNYMTNISKSLKERLKQIAEIRAPIIIKEQLSSDGTIKWAMKIDEQQIETVYIPENKRTTLCVSSQIGCPLGCSFCGTAQQGFNRNLNVSEIIGQVWRAAQLINLNKKIKIKNNRFPITNIVFMGMGEPLLNIVNVVSAIRIILDDFGFKLSKRHITLSTAGIVPGIEKLKNMIDIPLAISLHAPNDIIRNKIMPINKKYNINSVLEAARRYSMDTKSNHGRITIEYVLLKNINDDVLHAHQLAKQLQGIPCKINLIPWNPIPNIRYACSSQIRMRAFLKVLLKYNIVTIIRKIRGADINAACGQLTGEVINRINLQYNSL, encoded by the coding sequence TTGGATCTTGAGAAGTATATCTTTATGTATGCAAAAAAGGTTAATTTACTTAACATGAACAAAGAAGAATTATTAATTTTTTTTGATAAATTAGGTGAAAAACCTTTTCGTTCTCATCAAATAATGAGATGGATATATCATTATTATTGTGATGATTTTAATTACATGACAAATATAAGTAAGTCTCTAAAAGAGAGATTGAAACAAATAGCGGAAATCCGTGCGCCAATCATTATAAAAGAACAACTATCTTCAGATGGAACAATTAAATGGGCTATGAAAATTGATGAACAACAAATCGAAACAGTTTATATTCCTGAAAATAAGAGAACCACTTTGTGTGTTTCATCACAAATTGGATGCCCTTTAGGATGTAGTTTTTGTGGAACAGCGCAACAGGGATTTAACAGAAATCTGAATGTATCGGAGATAATTGGTCAAGTTTGGAGAGCAGCGCAACTTATCAATCTTAATAAAAAAATAAAAATAAAAAATAATAGATTTCCTATTACTAATATAGTGTTTATGGGTATGGGAGAGCCATTATTAAATATTGTTAACGTTGTATCGGCGATCAGAATTATATTAGATGACTTTGGTTTTAAGTTATCGAAACGACATATTACGCTCTCAACTGCTGGGATCGTACCAGGTATAGAAAAATTAAAAAATATGATTGACATCCCATTAGCTATATCTCTACATGCTCCAAATGATATCATTAGAAATAAGATTATGCCAATTAATAAAAAGTACAATATTAATAGCGTATTAGAAGCAGCGCGTAGGTATTCGATGGACACTAAATCTAATCACGGTAGAATAACAATAGAGTATGTATTGTTAAAAAATATTAATGACGATGTCCTGCACGCCCATCAATTAGCAAAACAACTTCAAGGTATTCCGTGTAAAATTAACTTGATCCCATGGAACCCAATTCCGAATATACGATATGCATGTAGCTCACAGATTCGTATGCGTGCATTTCTTAAAGTTTTGTTGAAATATAATATAGTAACCATCATACGTAAAATAAGAGGAGCGGACATTAATGCTGCCTGTGGACAATTAACAGGAGAAGTAATTAACCGTATAAATTTACAATATAACTCGTTATAA